One Turneriella parva DSM 21527 genomic region harbors:
- a CDS encoding urate hydroxylase PuuD, whose translation MTGHEPAMTAALMESYVLEWLQLGVRWLHMIAGIAWIGASFYFVWLNNNVKNPSPAGDGKSEPEGVANATPSGSESFDGELHAIHGGGFYRVQRYALAPKELPHDLHWFKWEAYTTWLSGISLLVLVYYLNPQVYLIDANVAKLESWVAISIGVGFLIAGWLVYDLLQRSPLGKSQLAFGAVFFSLVIAASYYLCHTFGGRAAYLHIGAMLGTIMVGNVFFTIIPSQRELVNAKTEGRLPNKKFAEAAKNRSLHNNYITLPVLFIMISNHYPMTFSHEYNWAILGAISLGGALIRHWFNLRGQGRAAPWLWVMSVVVFIAVIVLTAPKRSVALRAPQGDATTVAFAEVDTIIGKHCRGCHAEKPTDAVFKIAPNGVKYDTPQQISAMAVKIRQRAVETNSMPFGNKTNMTQAERELLGRWIDQGAKVE comes from the coding sequence TTGACCGGCCATGAGCCGGCGATGACTGCTGCGCTCATGGAATCTTACGTGCTCGAATGGCTACAGCTCGGCGTGCGCTGGCTGCACATGATCGCCGGCATTGCCTGGATAGGCGCGTCGTTCTATTTCGTTTGGTTAAATAATAATGTCAAAAACCCATCGCCTGCCGGCGATGGGAAATCGGAGCCTGAGGGAGTGGCTAACGCCACTCCCTCAGGCTCCGAAAGCTTTGACGGAGAATTGCATGCAATCCATGGTGGCGGGTTCTACCGCGTGCAGCGTTACGCACTCGCCCCCAAAGAACTGCCGCACGACCTGCACTGGTTTAAATGGGAGGCCTACACCACCTGGCTTTCGGGCATCTCGCTGCTCGTGCTTGTCTATTACCTGAACCCGCAGGTTTATCTGATCGACGCGAATGTGGCAAAGCTCGAAAGCTGGGTCGCCATCAGCATCGGTGTAGGATTTCTCATCGCAGGCTGGCTGGTTTACGATTTGCTGCAACGCTCGCCATTGGGTAAAAGCCAGCTCGCCTTCGGTGCGGTCTTTTTCTCTCTCGTGATCGCCGCGAGCTATTACCTCTGCCACACGTTCGGCGGCCGCGCGGCGTATCTGCACATCGGCGCCATGCTCGGCACGATCATGGTCGGCAATGTGTTCTTTACGATAATACCCTCGCAGCGTGAACTCGTGAACGCCAAAACAGAGGGACGCCTGCCGAACAAGAAATTCGCCGAAGCCGCTAAGAACCGTTCGCTGCATAATAACTACATCACACTGCCCGTGCTTTTTATCATGATCAGCAACCACTACCCGATGACGTTCTCGCACGAGTACAATTGGGCGATTCTCGGTGCCATCTCATTAGGCGGCGCGCTGATTCGGCACTGGTTCAATCTTCGGGGACAGGGTAGAGCCGCGCCTTGGCTTTGGGTGATGAGTGTTGTTGTCTTTATTGCGGTTATCGTTCTGACCGCGCCCAAGCGCAGCGTCGCCCTTCGAGCGCCTCAGGGCGACGCGACGACCGTCGCCTTCGCCGAAGTCGACACTATCATCGGCAAGCACTGCCGCGGCTGCCACGCCGAGAAGCCAACCGATGCGGTCTTCAAGATTGCCCCCAATGGCGTCAAATACGACACCCCGCAGCAGATCAGCGCAATGGCCGTTAAGATCAGGCAAAGGGCCGTTGAAACCAACTCAATGCCGTTCGGAAACAAAACGAACATGACGCAGGCCGAACGCGAGCTGCTCGGCAGGTGGATTGACCAAGGGGCGAAAGTCGAATGA
- a CDS encoding M20 family metallo-hydrolase has product MPSMPKITVNAQRVSDELEKLARFSDHDYPAVTRIIFTENDIKARDYFKSLAREAGLHVREDSIGNIFVRLGDESALGAIGTGSHCDAVPHAGRFDGTVGVFGGLEALRALKTAGFQPKRPIEVVFFTSEEPTRFGIGCIGSRIMSNTIALDKVAALRDKDGLSFDEARGSAGYKGTVESAILPKGYYDYFVELHIEQGPVLEREKKQIGIVTGIAAPASFRIHFTGEGGHAGGVLMPARKDALVPCAILIQEAERLAKASPSPDTVATVGVVKVHPGAINSIPAKATVEFDIRDIRLETRDAVVTAVKTLAKRLADERGLKVEIEDINSDPPAVSDETILKVAEAATETRGYSHMRLPSRAYHDSLFIARIAPMGMIFVPSKSGYSHRSDEYTSPEEIGRGVEILAQTMAELSLR; this is encoded by the coding sequence ATGCCTTCGATGCCCAAAATAACCGTCAACGCACAGCGCGTCAGCGACGAACTCGAAAAGCTCGCGCGCTTTTCTGACCACGATTACCCCGCGGTGACACGCATCATCTTCACTGAGAACGACATCAAGGCACGCGACTATTTCAAATCGCTCGCGCGCGAAGCCGGGCTACACGTGCGCGAAGATTCGATCGGGAATATTTTTGTGCGCCTGGGCGACGAGAGCGCGCTTGGCGCCATCGGTACAGGTTCGCACTGCGATGCGGTGCCGCATGCCGGCCGATTCGACGGCACAGTTGGAGTTTTCGGCGGACTCGAGGCTTTGCGGGCACTCAAAACTGCAGGCTTTCAACCGAAGCGGCCCATCGAAGTTGTGTTCTTCACGTCAGAAGAGCCCACACGATTCGGCATCGGCTGCATTGGCAGCCGCATCATGTCGAACACTATTGCGCTCGATAAGGTTGCGGCTTTGCGCGACAAAGACGGCCTGAGCTTCGATGAGGCGCGTGGTTCAGCAGGGTACAAAGGTACAGTAGAGAGTGCAATCCTACCTAAGGGTTATTACGACTACTTTGTCGAGCTGCATATAGAACAAGGCCCTGTGCTCGAGCGCGAGAAAAAACAGATCGGTATTGTGACGGGAATCGCGGCCCCGGCTTCGTTTCGCATTCATTTCACCGGTGAGGGCGGCCATGCCGGCGGTGTGCTGATGCCTGCGCGCAAAGATGCACTCGTGCCCTGTGCGATTCTGATTCAAGAAGCCGAGCGTCTTGCCAAGGCGAGCCCAAGCCCTGACACGGTGGCGACGGTGGGTGTTGTCAAGGTTCACCCGGGTGCGATCAACAGCATACCCGCGAAGGCCACGGTGGAGTTCGATATTCGCGACATTCGTCTCGAGACGCGCGATGCAGTCGTCACGGCAGTGAAGACCCTCGCAAAACGGCTCGCCGACGAAAGAGGATTAAAAGTCGAAATCGAAGACATTAACTCTGACCCGCCGGCGGTTTCAGACGAAACAATTTTAAAGGTGGCCGAAGCGGCGACCGAAACTCGCGGCTATTCGCACATGCGCCTGCCGAGCCGTGCATACCATGACTCGCTTTTTATTGCGCGCATTGCGCCGATGGGAATGATTTTCGTGCCGTCGAAGAGCGGCTACAGCCATCGCAGCGACGAGTACACTTCGCCCGAAGAGATCGGCCGGGGCGTTGAAATTCTGGCGCAGACGATGGCTGAACTTTCCCTAAGGTAA
- a CDS encoding MIP/aquaporin family protein — protein MLSPFWGEFLGTLVLITLGTGVVAGALLEKSKAQNAGWIVITTGWAFAVMLGIFTAKTFGSQDAHLNPAVTLAFAIQKGEWQNVLPFFGAQFSGAFVGATITWLHYLPHWRETQSSELKLAVFSTSPAIRRPFANGISEMLGTTMLVVGVYVIFSRGSGGVTAGIGPFLVGVLVWAIGLSMGGTTGYAINPARDLGPRLAHAILPIAGKGSSDWQYAWVPVVAPLAGGAIAGFLLKSVS, from the coding sequence ATGCTTTCACCATTCTGGGGCGAATTTTTGGGCACGCTGGTGCTTATCACTCTCGGCACGGGGGTCGTCGCCGGCGCGCTGCTTGAAAAGTCGAAGGCGCAAAACGCAGGGTGGATTGTCATCACAACGGGTTGGGCGTTTGCCGTGATGCTGGGTATTTTCACAGCGAAAACATTCGGTAGTCAAGACGCGCACCTTAACCCTGCGGTCACGCTGGCGTTCGCGATACAAAAGGGCGAATGGCAGAATGTGCTGCCTTTTTTCGGCGCGCAGTTTTCGGGCGCCTTCGTCGGGGCCACGATCACGTGGTTGCACTACCTGCCGCACTGGCGCGAAACGCAGAGCAGCGAACTGAAGCTCGCCGTCTTTTCGACGAGCCCGGCAATTCGCCGGCCGTTTGCGAACGGCATCAGTGAAATGCTGGGCACGACCATGCTCGTGGTCGGCGTCTACGTCATTTTCTCACGCGGCTCGGGCGGTGTCACTGCCGGCATTGGCCCGTTTCTTGTCGGCGTGCTCGTCTGGGCAATTGGCCTCTCGATGGGCGGCACGACCGGTTATGCCATCAACCCCGCCCGCGATTTGGGGCCACGGCTTGCACACGCGATTCTGCCGATTGCAGGCAAAGGTTCGTCTGACTGGCAATACGCCTGGGTACCGGTGGTCGCACCGCTGGCGGGCGGCGCAATTGCGGGGTTCTTGTTGAAGAGTGTGTCGTAA
- a CDS encoding saccharopine dehydrogenase family protein, producing MAKKEFDLIVYGATGFTGRLVAEYLAQRGISGWAMAGRNTAKLAEVRDLIGAPKDTPLVAADAANPASLKTMCERTRCVLTTVGPYQLYGSDLVAACAAAGTDYLDLNGEPAWARQMIDAHEAAGKKSGARIILSAGFDSIPFDLGVWYLQQEAIKKFGSPAPRVKGRVRKMQGGASGGTMASMKATLKASFKDPSILGLLNNPFALTPGFEGPSQPSGMVPEYDKELGVWAAPFVMAPINTKNVHRTNMLLGHPYGRDFVYDEMMLTTLGEAARALVDAAAKANPFTGKGLKPGDGPSKEERETGFYDVMFTGIYPDGRKIVTSVYGDRDPGYGSTSKMISEAALALLETKSAGGVFTPGGLIAAPLVERLQKFAGLTFKVE from the coding sequence ATGGCTAAGAAAGAATTCGACCTCATAGTATACGGTGCAACCGGCTTCACAGGCCGGCTTGTGGCTGAATACCTGGCGCAGCGTGGCATCTCTGGTTGGGCAATGGCGGGCCGCAACACGGCGAAACTTGCAGAAGTGCGCGACCTCATTGGTGCACCGAAAGACACTCCGCTCGTTGCGGCCGACGCCGCGAACCCAGCTTCACTCAAGACCATGTGCGAGCGCACGCGCTGCGTGCTGACGACCGTCGGGCCTTACCAACTCTATGGCTCTGACCTCGTCGCAGCCTGCGCCGCAGCGGGTACTGATTATCTCGACCTGAATGGCGAGCCCGCGTGGGCGCGGCAGATGATCGATGCGCACGAGGCCGCCGGAAAAAAGAGCGGCGCGCGTATAATACTTTCAGCGGGCTTCGACTCGATTCCGTTCGACTTGGGTGTCTGGTACCTGCAGCAAGAGGCGATTAAGAAATTTGGCAGCCCTGCGCCACGTGTGAAAGGGCGCGTGCGCAAAATGCAGGGCGGCGCTTCGGGCGGTACGATGGCGAGCATGAAGGCGACGTTGAAGGCCTCATTCAAAGACCCGTCGATTCTCGGTTTGCTCAATAACCCGTTCGCGCTGACTCCCGGCTTCGAAGGCCCGTCGCAACCGTCGGGCATGGTGCCCGAATACGACAAAGAACTCGGCGTCTGGGCAGCGCCGTTCGTCATGGCACCCATCAACACCAAGAACGTGCACCGCACGAATATGCTGCTCGGCCACCCGTACGGCAGAGACTTCGTCTACGACGAGATGATGCTGACCACGCTCGGCGAAGCGGCCCGCGCGCTCGTCGACGCAGCTGCCAAAGCAAACCCGTTTACCGGCAAAGGCCTTAAGCCTGGCGATGGCCCGTCAAAAGAAGAAAGAGAAACCGGATTTTACGATGTCATGTTTACCGGCATCTATCCCGATGGCCGCAAAATCGTCACGTCGGTCTACGGTGACCGTGACCCCGGTTACGGTTCGACCAGCAAAATGATTTCAGAGGCGGCGCTTGCTCTGCTCGAAACGAAATCTGCAGGCGGCGTGTTCACCCCAGGGGGATTAATCGCCGCCCCGCTAGTTGAGCGCCTGCAGAAATTTGCAGGCCTGACATTCAAAGTTGAATAG
- a CDS encoding Zn-dependent hydrolase — protein sequence MNYTQLAHECLTRADELAACTESPGILKRTFLSEPMRRAHALVRDYMQGAGMQVRVDALGNIVGRLEGKGPKAFLTGSHLDTVPDAGKYDGMLGVLIGIAAASAIGAQNLAYHFDVIGFSDEEGVRYKMPYLGSLAVAGLFKAEYLARVDERGVTMADAIKNFGLNGEDFKSAAYNFADVAGFAEVHIEQGPVLEAEGLALGAVTGLVGQSRVKLFYRGLASHAGTTPMRGRRDAFTALSELNVFVEKYALSIPNLVATVGMAQVRPGGANVIPGEVYFSLDIRHGDQPVLDRATEVILGEATAIASRRNIEMVIETQEAQAVVKCEPLLVNKMASAMEFHSHRPYRLASGAGHDTAILSKVTPTAMLFIRSPGGISHNPIETVTVEDVAAAIEVFVTFLRSL from the coding sequence ATGAACTACACCCAACTCGCCCACGAATGCCTCACGCGCGCCGACGAACTCGCTGCGTGCACTGAGAGTCCGGGTATTCTCAAGCGCACTTTTCTATCAGAACCGATGCGGCGCGCGCATGCACTCGTGCGCGACTATATGCAGGGCGCCGGCATGCAAGTGCGTGTCGATGCTCTCGGCAACATCGTGGGTCGCCTTGAAGGCAAAGGCCCGAAGGCTTTTCTTACCGGCAGTCATCTCGACACCGTGCCCGATGCGGGCAAATACGATGGCATGCTCGGTGTACTCATCGGTATTGCTGCGGCCAGTGCAATCGGCGCACAGAACCTCGCGTACCACTTCGATGTCATCGGCTTCAGCGACGAAGAGGGTGTGCGCTACAAAATGCCCTACCTCGGGTCGCTGGCGGTTGCAGGTCTATTCAAGGCTGAATATCTCGCGCGCGTCGATGAGAGAGGTGTCACCATGGCCGACGCGATCAAAAACTTTGGCCTCAATGGTGAGGATTTCAAAAGTGCTGCCTACAATTTCGCCGACGTAGCCGGTTTCGCTGAAGTTCATATTGAACAAGGCCCCGTGCTTGAGGCAGAAGGCCTTGCTCTCGGCGCCGTCACCGGGCTCGTGGGGCAATCACGCGTGAAACTATTTTATCGCGGGCTGGCGAGCCACGCGGGCACGACGCCGATGCGTGGCCGGCGCGACGCATTCACAGCGCTGAGCGAGCTCAATGTCTTTGTCGAAAAATACGCGCTCTCGATACCGAATCTGGTCGCAACGGTCGGCATGGCGCAGGTGCGGCCGGGCGGCGCCAATGTCATACCCGGAGAGGTCTACTTCAGCCTAGATATTCGCCATGGTGATCAGCCGGTGCTCGATCGTGCCACCGAGGTGATTCTCGGTGAAGCGACAGCCATTGCCAGCCGGCGCAACATCGAAATGGTTATCGAAACGCAAGAGGCCCAGGCAGTCGTTAAATGCGAACCGTTGTTAGTAAATAAGATGGCCTCAGCTATGGAATTCCATAGCCATAGGCCTTACAGGTTGGCAAGCGGCGCCGGCCACGACACGGCCATTCTGTCAAAGGTGACGCCAACGGCGATGCTGTTCATTCGCAGCCCTGGCGGTATCAGCCATAACCCGATTGAAACCGTGACGGTCGAAGACGTCGCAGCGGCAATCGAGGTGTTTGTCACGTTCTTGCGTTCACTGTAG
- a CDS encoding type II toxin-antitoxin system VapB family antitoxin — protein sequence MKTTIEIDDKRLMHVMRLAKLKTRKAALDFALIETEKMLSLRNLASQSFYSEDKATIDPQYNLQKLRRKET from the coding sequence ATGAAGACAACAATCGAAATAGACGATAAACGCCTCATGCACGTCATGCGATTGGCCAAACTGAAGACGCGCAAGGCGGCGTTAGATTTTGCCTTAATTGAAACCGAAAAGATGCTGAGCCTCAGAAATCTGGCGAGCCAAAGTTTTTACAGCGAAGACAAAGCGACGATCGACCCCCAATACAATCTGCAGAAATTGCGGCGAAAAGAAACCTGA
- a CDS encoding type II toxin-antitoxin system VapC family toxin, whose translation MALLVDSSVYIDWMRRRHEFVRDIAQFRQHTPIYICGIIQAEVARGILQESLREKFLEFSNLLDLIDVDAAIWLETARLAWQLDRKGLTLPLTDLAIACCAKRVGAEIVTLDTDFQKIPGLKIRKNL comes from the coding sequence ATGGCCTTGTTAGTCGACAGCAGCGTCTACATTGACTGGATGCGCCGCCGCCATGAATTTGTTCGCGACATCGCCCAGTTTCGGCAACACACACCCATCTATATCTGCGGTATCATACAGGCAGAGGTTGCGAGGGGAATTCTACAAGAATCATTGCGGGAAAAGTTTCTAGAGTTCTCAAACCTGCTCGATTTGATTGATGTCGACGCTGCAATCTGGCTCGAAACAGCCCGGCTTGCCTGGCAGCTTGATCGCAAAGGTCTCACGCTGCCATTAACCGATCTTGCTATAGCCTGTTGTGCGAAGCGAGTGGGAGCCGAAATCGTCACCCTCGATACGGATTTTCAGAAGATACCGGGATTGAAGATTCGAAAGAATCTTTAG
- a CDS encoding GlcG/HbpS family heme-binding protein → MTYGKPITLADAKKIVAAAQAEAIKNGWHMAIAIYDSGANLVLLEKMDNTQLGSIEICQQKALTSVKFRRATKAFEEAVEKGGMNLKILSMSNVIPVEGGELIVKNDEIIGAIGVSGALSAQDTQVAKAGLAAL, encoded by the coding sequence ATGACGTACGGTAAACCCATAACACTCGCAGATGCGAAAAAAATTGTCGCGGCCGCGCAGGCCGAAGCGATAAAAAATGGCTGGCACATGGCGATTGCCATCTATGATTCAGGTGCGAATCTCGTGCTGCTTGAAAAAATGGATAACACGCAGCTGGGTTCCATAGAGATCTGCCAACAGAAGGCTCTGACTTCCGTCAAATTTCGGCGCGCCACCAAAGCGTTCGAAGAGGCGGTAGAAAAAGGTGGCATGAACCTCAAGATCTTGAGCATGTCGAACGTGATTCCCGTCGAAGGCGGCGAGCTGATCGTGAAGAACGACGAGATCATCGGCGCGATTGGCGTCTCAGGCGCGCTCTCGGCACAGGATACGCAGGTGGCAAAGGCGGGGTTGGCGGCTCTTTAA
- a CDS encoding endonuclease/exonuclease/phosphatase family protein has translation MKIATWNCGGALRKKVEILQTLNADVYIIQECERPGDSYSDSAYAEFCANSLWVGDLHYKGLGIFAKPGISLSRKDWSDHGLKHFLPARINDSFDLLAMWAHKANSPTFGYIGQLWKYLQFHIDKMENIILAGDLNSNVRWDKWDRWWNHSDVVRELDEANIVSLYHLTRKIDQGKEPEPTFFLQRNHDKSYHIDYVFASRRIAERLNKLDIGDKDLWLQHSDHLPLCVEID, from the coding sequence TTGAAAATCGCCACCTGGAACTGCGGCGGCGCCCTGCGCAAGAAAGTAGAAATCCTCCAGACACTGAATGCAGATGTCTACATTATTCAGGAATGCGAAAGGCCCGGTGATTCTTACAGCGATTCTGCGTACGCAGAATTCTGCGCAAATTCACTCTGGGTTGGCGACCTGCACTACAAAGGTCTTGGCATTTTTGCCAAGCCAGGCATCTCATTGAGCAGAAAAGATTGGTCCGATCATGGTCTGAAACACTTTCTCCCGGCGCGGATTAATGATAGCTTTGACCTGCTTGCTATGTGGGCGCACAAGGCGAATTCACCAACCTTTGGCTACATCGGGCAGCTGTGGAAATACCTGCAGTTTCACATTGATAAAATGGAGAATATAATTCTTGCCGGAGATTTGAACAGCAACGTGCGGTGGGATAAATGGGACAGGTGGTGGAACCATTCAGATGTTGTGCGCGAGCTCGATGAGGCAAATATCGTTAGTCTATATCACCTGACGCGCAAGATCGACCAAGGGAAAGAGCCTGAACCGACATTCTTTCTCCAGAGGAATCATGATAAGTCGTATCACATTGATTATGTTTTCGCCTCACGCAGGATTGCAGAGCGCCTGAACAAGTTAGATATTGGCGACAAAGACTTGTGGCTTCAACACAGCGACCATCTACCTTTGTGCGTTGAAATAGACTAA
- a CDS encoding PilZ domain-containing protein, translated as MPQSLPHDNRRSHERYKFVKPMQAIVAKRVIRGFTVDIGEGGISFIVDTMMNKGIVTIEIPDVNLTLEGQILGYQPAAEAGLYRHHMQFKKPLTTIVLEQILT; from the coding sequence ATGCCTCAGTCTCTGCCCCACGATAACCGCCGCTCTCACGAACGGTACAAGTTTGTGAAACCCATGCAGGCCATCGTGGCGAAGCGCGTGATTCGAGGTTTCACGGTCGATATCGGCGAGGGCGGCATTTCGTTTATCGTCGATACGATGATGAATAAAGGTATCGTGACGATTGAGATCCCCGATGTAAATCTGACGCTTGAAGGGCAGATTCTCGGTTACCAACCTGCGGCCGAGGCCGGCCTGTACCGTCACCACATGCAGTTTAAGAAGCCACTGACCACGATCGTGCTCGAGCAGATTCTAACGTAA
- a CDS encoding PIN domain-containing protein — protein MRDSVFLDTNVLVYSFDNDPVKERISDGIIALALKAPVALISFQVLQEFCHLALRKFKGKFSAPELRDFCHTTLYPICKIYPSFELLDQALMIHGRHRISYFDSLIVSAAIEGRCKYLLTEDLNDGQVIEGVTVLNPFTDEKKLLAVLPGLQLR, from the coding sequence ATGAGGGATAGTGTTTTTCTCGATACCAATGTACTTGTTTACTCTTTCGACAACGATCCAGTAAAAGAAAGAATTTCAGATGGAATCATAGCCCTAGCGCTCAAGGCCCCCGTGGCACTGATTAGTTTTCAGGTATTGCAAGAATTTTGCCATTTAGCACTCCGTAAATTCAAGGGCAAATTTTCTGCACCAGAACTCCGCGATTTTTGCCATACCACCCTGTACCCAATCTGCAAGATTTATCCTTCTTTTGAGTTGCTCGATCAGGCCCTCATGATTCACGGACGGCATAGAATAAGTTATTTTGACTCACTCATCGTAAGTGCCGCTATCGAAGGCAGATGCAAGTACCTCTTGACCGAAGATTTGAACGACGGCCAGGTGATCGAAGGAGTGACTGTGCTAAACCCCTTCACAGACGAAAAGAAATTGCTGGCGGTTTTACCAGGATTGCAGCTTCGATAA
- the allB gene encoding allantoinase AllB, which yields MRTLLKSRRAIIDNEVRPAAVLVEGEKIREILPYDADIGSSNIRIVDYGDLALMPGVVDTHVHINEPGRTEWEGFSTATAAAAKGGITTLVDMPLNCDPVTTTVAALQSKVKACSNLLHVDCGFYGGVIPGNVADLEPLIDAGVLGFKSFLIHSGIHEFPHVTEADIRAAIPILKKGGVPYLMHAELESPVINGSKAAVDHRRYSTYLASRPRKWENDAVELMARLAGETNAHLHVVHLSSSDALSTLAATRQRGVPITVETCHHYLTYCAEEIPDGHTEYKCAPPIRERENREQLWKSIADGTIDFAVSDHSPCTPNLKERHSGDFMKAWGGIAGLQFSLSVFYNGAKARGFDLAQVSRALSASPAAFVGLKDKGSIAVGKDADFAVFDTEVMFRVEPGMIAHRHDVSPYIGMQLTGLVKETWLRGQRVFGGDAPIAPAGRPILRSSTG from the coding sequence ATGCGCACCTTGTTGAAAAGTCGCCGGGCTATCATCGACAACGAGGTCCGCCCCGCAGCGGTTCTTGTCGAAGGTGAAAAGATTCGTGAGATTCTCCCTTACGATGCAGACATTGGTTCGTCTAACATCCGCATTGTCGACTACGGTGACCTGGCGCTCATGCCCGGCGTCGTCGACACGCACGTGCACATCAACGAACCTGGCCGCACCGAATGGGAAGGCTTTTCGACCGCGACCGCAGCCGCTGCCAAGGGCGGCATCACGACGCTTGTCGACATGCCGCTCAACTGCGACCCGGTGACGACCACGGTAGCGGCGCTGCAAAGCAAGGTCAAAGCCTGTTCAAACCTGCTGCATGTCGACTGCGGATTTTATGGCGGCGTGATTCCGGGTAACGTCGCTGACCTTGAACCCCTCATCGACGCCGGTGTATTGGGATTCAAAAGTTTTCTGATCCATTCGGGCATACATGAGTTTCCGCATGTCACCGAGGCCGACATTCGGGCCGCAATACCGATTCTGAAGAAGGGGGGAGTTCCGTATCTCATGCATGCGGAGCTGGAATCTCCTGTGATCAACGGCAGCAAAGCTGCCGTTGATCACAGGAGATATTCAACCTACCTCGCATCGCGCCCCCGCAAATGGGAAAACGACGCCGTCGAACTAATGGCGCGCCTCGCGGGTGAGACGAATGCGCACCTGCATGTCGTGCATCTGTCATCGTCTGACGCGCTCTCAACCCTTGCTGCCACCCGCCAACGCGGAGTGCCGATCACCGTCGAAACCTGCCATCACTATCTGACATACTGCGCCGAAGAGATTCCCGACGGCCATACCGAATACAAGTGCGCGCCACCGATTCGGGAGCGTGAGAACCGCGAGCAGCTATGGAAATCCATAGCAGACGGCACGATCGACTTTGCGGTGTCTGACCATTCGCCCTGCACACCGAACCTGAAAGAGCGCCACTCGGGTGACTTTATGAAGGCCTGGGGTGGCATCGCAGGCCTGCAGTTCAGCCTGTCGGTTTTTTATAACGGGGCGAAAGCGCGGGGTTTTGACCTCGCACAGGTGAGTCGTGCACTTTCTGCATCCCCCGCTGCATTTGTTGGCCTCAAAGATAAGGGTAGCATCGCGGTCGGCAAAGATGCCGACTTTGCCGTGTTCGACACCGAAGTAATGTTTCGCGTCGAGCCCGGCATGATCGCGCACCGCCATGACGTTTCGCCGTACATCGGCATGCAGCTCACGGGGCTCGTCAAAGAGACCTGGCTCAGAGGGCAGCGTGTTTTCGGTGGGGATGCCCCAATCGCGCCCGCCGGTCGGCCGATCTTGCGCTCTAGCACCGGTTAA
- the ypfJ gene encoding KPN_02809 family neutral zinc metallopeptidase, producing MRDDGRESSNVEDRRGGSGGSSGGGGIGGLLLGSLRGKGIVAIIVAAAAAYFFDIDPALIMRLLNSGESTVTESSAPTQQIPANDKLAKFVSVVLADTEDVWRERFAAVGKEYRDPKLVLFRGSTPTPCGKGKSAMGPFYCPADQKVYIDLSFYQELKSSYRAPGDFAQAYVIGHEVGHHVQNLLGTMRKVRQQQEGAGESAANALSVKMELQADCYAGVWAHHAHKARQILEEGDIEEAMTAASAIGDDTLQKRSGQNIQPESFTHGSSAERVRWFKTGMQSGELKACDTFL from the coding sequence ATGCGTGATGATGGCAGAGAGAGCAGCAACGTCGAAGACCGGCGTGGTGGTAGTGGGGGCAGCAGCGGTGGTGGTGGAATCGGTGGCTTGCTTTTAGGCAGCCTGCGCGGCAAGGGCATCGTGGCGATCATTGTCGCTGCGGCGGCGGCTTACTTCTTCGATATCGATCCGGCTTTGATCATGCGCCTGCTAAATAGCGGTGAAAGCACCGTGACAGAATCTTCGGCACCCACGCAGCAGATACCGGCGAATGACAAGCTCGCGAAATTCGTATCGGTCGTGCTCGCAGACACTGAAGATGTGTGGCGCGAACGTTTCGCAGCGGTCGGTAAAGAATACCGCGACCCAAAACTCGTGCTGTTTCGCGGTTCAACGCCCACCCCCTGTGGAAAAGGCAAGTCGGCAATGGGGCCGTTCTATTGTCCCGCAGACCAAAAGGTCTATATCGACCTGTCGTTCTACCAAGAGCTGAAATCGTCATACCGCGCGCCGGGTGATTTTGCGCAGGCGTACGTCATCGGCCACGAGGTTGGGCACCATGTGCAGAACCTGCTCGGCACGATGCGCAAAGTGCGGCAGCAGCAAGAGGGCGCGGGCGAAAGCGCGGCGAATGCCCTGTCGGTAAAAATGGAACTGCAGGCCGACTGTTATGCCGGCGTCTGGGCGCACCATGCACACAAGGCGCGGCAGATTCTCGAAGAGGGCGACATCGAAGAAGCGATGACGGCTGCATCAGCAATCGGCGATGACACTCTGCAAAAGCGATCAGGCCAGAACATTCAACCCGAATCATTCACGCATGGCAGTTCGGCCGAACGCGTGCGCTGGTTCAAGACCGGCATGCAAAGCGGTGAACTGAAGGCTTGCGATACGTTTCTCTGA